One Desulfovibrio fairfieldensis genomic window carries:
- a CDS encoding aspartate/glutamate racemase family protein gives MKEKTAGILGGMGPEATVDLMRRIIAHTDARDDADHVRCIVDNNPKVPSRIKALLEGGGVSPGPCLADMARRLEAWGADFLCMACNTAHNYYGEVRAAVGIPVLNMVELTARAASELAPGGAAGILASPAVRLTGLYEGPCAALGLTPLYADGPWEQRLLQVIKDVKAGRAGEAARAAFAEIAGHVRSRGAAVLIVACTELGVIGARADCPQVDAADVLARAVVDMAKGRTSPH, from the coding sequence GCGGGCATTCTCGGCGGCATGGGGCCCGAGGCCACGGTGGATCTGATGCGCCGCATCATCGCCCATACCGACGCCCGCGACGACGCGGACCATGTGCGCTGCATTGTGGACAACAACCCCAAGGTGCCCTCGCGCATCAAGGCCCTGCTGGAGGGCGGCGGCGTTTCTCCCGGCCCGTGCCTGGCGGACATGGCGCGGCGGCTGGAGGCCTGGGGCGCGGATTTTCTGTGTATGGCCTGCAACACGGCGCACAACTATTACGGCGAGGTGCGGGCGGCTGTGGGCATTCCGGTGCTCAATATGGTTGAACTCACGGCCAGGGCCGCGTCGGAACTCGCGCCGGGCGGCGCGGCGGGCATCCTGGCTTCGCCGGCGGTGCGGCTCACCGGCCTTTACGAAGGCCCCTGCGCGGCCTTGGGCCTGACCCCCCTGTATGCCGACGGTCCGTGGGAGCAACGCCTTTTGCAGGTCATCAAAGATGTCAAGGCGGGCCGCGCGGGCGAGGCGGCGCGCGCGGCCTTTGCGGAGATAGCCGGGCACGTGCGGAGCAGGGGGGCGGCGGTGCTGATCGTCGCCTGTACGGAACTCGGTGTCATCGGCGCGCGGGCGGACTGCCCCCAGGTGGATGCCGCCGATGTACTGGCGCGGGCCGTGGTGGACATGGCCAAGGGGCGTACCTCCCCACATTGA